In the Setaria italica strain Yugu1 chromosome VI, Setaria_italica_v2.0, whole genome shotgun sequence genome, one interval contains:
- the LOC105914609 gene encoding uncharacterized protein LOC105914609, translating into MYPAPPPTVHSYATISVKSHVPVTLTMKSNAYSRWASFFKSMRGKFNLKSHIDSTVAPRPQDPNWDQADCCVCSWFFGSIDDFVLDLIMTDDDQITRDLWLAIEGLCRANKQSQAIFLSHDFHSMIQGDSSIAEYCNRMNTLADALCDVGPFRTPSVS; encoded by the coding sequence ATgtacccggcgccgccgcccaccgtcCACTCCTACGCCACCATCTCCGTCAAGTCTCACGTCCCCGTGACGCTGACAATGAAATCCAACGCCTACTCTAGGTGGGcatccttcttcaagtccatgcGCGGCAAGTTCAAcctcaagtcgcacatcgaCAGCACGGTGGCACCCCGTCCCCAGGACCCCAActgggatcaagcggattgctgTGTCTGCTCCTGGTTCTTCGGCTCCATCGACGACTTCGTCCTCGACCTCATCATGACCGATGACGATCAGATCACCCGGGATCTTTGGCTCGCCATCGAGGGCCTCTGTCGCGCCAACAAGCAGTCCCAggcgatcttcctcagccacgacttccactccatgataCAGGGCGACTCCTCCATCGCCGAGTACTGCAACCGCATGAACaccctcgccgacgccctcTGCGACGTCGGCCCGTTCAGGACTCCAAGCGTGTCCTga